The following are from one region of the Stanieria sp. NIES-3757 genome:
- a CDS encoding glycosyl transferase family 39, which produces MKSKSSHFPNLSRWFWLKLNHKSREWLGLSSICLAASILFGLNLGETTLRDWDEGIVASVAREIWRSFDNGNNWLYPTINGGQPYWNKPPLVHWLIACAYSWFGVNEFSTRIFPAMLSALSVPLLYGIGKEIFTESKAVIFSTLVYLTLLPVARHGRLAMLDGAIVCFLNLTIWFLLRSRRHLRNLLGVGLGLGLICLTKGIMLGLLLGAIAVLFIAWDCPRLLKNRWFWQAIILGIIPVLLWYGLQYSRYGSEFLGISLGDQTFSRIWSSVNDREGSPWYYLLEILKYTFPWLLFLPGGVLSAFTNRSSSWAKLTLVWSGVYLVTISLMATKLPWYVFPIYPALSLLTGANLTKIWHSGKKYPVIWRIIFIILSLACYVASIWFGLLSPTPDFNLLLVLGIMAVTLTIATVMLLRQSRQFIVTLFIGLYVAFLLFFSGSHWVWELAEAYPVKPVAAMLKQATPPQQIIYTSYSYYRPSLNFYSDRVIVPINHEELTNHWQHKQPIYFLIEPSLSEQLHLEPRQVLGASNQWQLITKKN; this is translated from the coding sequence GTGAAGTCTAAATCATCTCATTTCCCCAACTTATCGCGATGGTTTTGGCTCAAGTTGAATCATAAATCTAGGGAATGGTTGGGGTTAAGCAGTATCTGTCTTGCAGCCTCGATCTTATTTGGATTGAACTTGGGAGAAACTACTCTCAGAGATTGGGATGAAGGTATTGTTGCTAGTGTGGCGCGTGAAATTTGGCGTTCTTTTGACAATGGAAACAACTGGCTTTACCCAACCATTAATGGAGGTCAACCCTATTGGAATAAACCTCCCCTAGTTCATTGGTTGATTGCTTGTGCTTATAGTTGGTTTGGAGTCAACGAATTTAGCACGAGAATCTTCCCTGCCATGTTATCGGCTTTATCCGTTCCTCTGCTTTATGGAATTGGCAAAGAAATTTTTACAGAGTCCAAAGCCGTCATTTTTTCCACTTTAGTTTATCTAACTTTACTACCAGTAGCTCGCCATGGCAGACTAGCGATGCTAGATGGAGCAATTGTTTGTTTTTTAAACCTGACTATTTGGTTTCTCTTACGTTCCCGTCGCCATCTCCGCAATTTACTAGGCGTAGGGTTGGGATTAGGTTTAATCTGCCTAACTAAAGGAATCATGCTCGGCTTGTTGCTAGGCGCGATCGCTGTATTATTTATAGCTTGGGATTGTCCGAGGCTACTGAAAAACCGATGGTTTTGGCAAGCAATTATTTTAGGAATAATTCCAGTTTTATTGTGGTACGGCTTACAATATTCGCGTTATGGGTCGGAATTTCTGGGTATAAGTTTAGGCGATCAAACTTTTAGTCGTATTTGGTCATCAGTAAATGACCGCGAAGGTTCACCTTGGTATTATTTGCTAGAAATTCTTAAATATACTTTCCCATGGCTGCTGTTTTTACCTGGGGGTGTGTTAAGCGCGTTTACTAATCGTTCCTCAAGTTGGGCAAAGCTAACTCTGGTTTGGAGTGGGGTTTATTTAGTGACAATTTCCCTGATGGCGACTAAACTACCTTGGTATGTTTTCCCAATTTATCCAGCTTTATCATTATTAACAGGAGCTAATTTAACTAAAATTTGGCATTCTGGCAAAAAATATCCTGTTATTTGGAGAATAATCTTTATTATTTTGAGTTTAGCTTGTTATGTTGCCAGTATTTGGTTTGGTTTGCTTAGCCCTACTCCAGACTTCAATTTACTATTAGTCTTAGGAATAATGGCTGTGACTTTAACGATCGCTACAGTAATGCTGCTCAGGCAATCTCGACAATTTATCGTAACGCTTTTTATTGGTTTATACGTTGCTTTTTTATTGTTTTTTAGTGGTTCTCATTGGGTTTGGGAACTAGCCGAGGCTTATCCAGTTAAACCAGTAGCAGCTATGCTCAAACAAGCAACCCCACCGCAACAAATTATTTATACTTCTTATTCTTATTATCGTCCTTCACTGAACTTTTATAGCGATCGCGTTATTGTTCCAATAAATCATGAAGAATTAACCAATCATTGGCAACACAAACAACCTATTTATTTTCTGATTGAACCTTCTTTAAGCGAACAACTTCATTTAGAACCTCGACAAGTTTTAGGAGCAAGCAACCAATGGCAATTGATTACTAAAAAAAATTAA
- the ruvC gene encoding Holliday junction resolvase, protein MNQTWLGIDPGLAIVGWAVLKEIGIGTPQLIDYGTIETNKQLTTPERLLEIEQDMVELVREFQLQHIAIEMPFFGRSIKAAGGVLQAFGIINLVCYRETHIVPIYLHQSSWKCHLGNGKADKKEVAEMVKILFGLENLPIDDSVDAIAIGYAGLCGLRNNIA, encoded by the coding sequence ATGAACCAAACTTGGTTAGGAATAGACCCTGGTTTAGCAATTGTAGGTTGGGCTGTTTTAAAAGAAATTGGGATAGGAACTCCTCAGTTGATAGATTATGGAACGATTGAAACCAATAAACAACTAACTACCCCAGAAAGATTATTAGAAATTGAACAAGATATGGTTGAGTTGGTTCGAGAATTTCAACTTCAACATATTGCGATCGAAATGCCTTTTTTTGGTCGAAGTATTAAAGCAGCAGGAGGAGTACTTCAAGCTTTTGGCATTATTAATTTAGTTTGCTATCGCGAAACCCACATTGTACCCATCTATCTACATCAGTCTAGTTGGAAATGTCATCTCGGTAACGGCAAAGCAGATAAAAAGGAAGTAGCAGAAATGGTAAAAATCCTATTTGGTTTAGAAAATTTGCCGATTGATGATAGTGTTGATGCGATCGCGATTGGTTATGCTGGACTGTGTGGTTTAAGAAATAACATTGCTTAA
- a CDS encoding single-stranded DNA binding protein encodes MGLNLVNLVGHAGADPEIRYFPEGGALCKLPLAVNRRSRNNETPDWFNLEIWGKTAEIAYNYVRKGKLIGIQGTLKIDTWSDRNTGATRSRPVIRVTNLELLGSKRDTDPSAVGSYSDDSEV; translated from the coding sequence ATGGGGCTTAATCTCGTCAATTTAGTTGGTCATGCTGGAGCCGATCCAGAAATTCGTTATTTTCCCGAAGGAGGAGCTTTATGTAAATTACCTTTGGCGGTTAATCGCCGTAGCCGTAATAACGAAACTCCTGACTGGTTTAACTTAGAAATTTGGGGGAAAACCGCAGAAATTGCCTATAACTACGTACGTAAAGGTAAATTAATTGGAATTCAAGGAACTTTAAAGATCGATACTTGGAGCGATCGCAATACGGGAGCAACTCGTTCTCGACCAGTAATTCGAGTAACTAATTTAGAGTTATTAGGCTCAAAACGAGATACTGATCCTAGTGCAGTTGGTTCTTATTCAGACGATAGTGAAGTCTAA
- a CDS encoding GDP-mannose 4,6-dehydratase, whose protein sequence is MSEPKRALITGITGQDGSYLSEFLLAKGYEVHGIIRRTSTFNTDRIDHIYVDPHSPEARLFLHYGDLTDGTTLRRILEEVKPVEIYNLGAQSHVRVSFDSPEYTVDSVGMGTLRILEAIRDYQRRTGIEVRFYQAGSSEMFGKVVEVPQKETTPFYPRSPYACAKVYAHWQTVNYRESYSLFACNGILFNHESPRRGETFVTRKITRALARIVAGTQKKLYLGNLDSKRDWGYAKDYVQAMWLMLQQQEADDYVVATGETHSIREFLDIAFSYVNLNWQDYVAFDPRYLRPAEVDLLIGDPAKAKQKLGWQPSVTFEGLVKLMVDADLAALGLPTPSGSKGETDNASIRQGLAVTVD, encoded by the coding sequence ATGAGTGAACCCAAACGCGCCCTAATTACAGGTATTACAGGTCAAGATGGTTCTTATTTGAGCGAGTTTTTATTAGCAAAGGGCTACGAAGTACACGGCATTATCCGCAGAACCTCTACTTTTAATACAGATAGAATCGATCATATTTATGTCGATCCTCACAGTCCAGAAGCAAGATTATTTTTGCATTATGGCGACTTAACTGATGGTACAACTTTAAGACGTATTTTAGAAGAAGTTAAGCCAGTCGAAATTTATAATTTAGGAGCGCAATCCCATGTTCGGGTTAGTTTTGATTCGCCTGAATATACAGTCGATTCAGTAGGGATGGGAACGCTGAGAATTTTAGAAGCCATTCGGGATTATCAGAGAAGAACTGGAATTGAAGTTAGATTTTATCAAGCAGGCTCTTCGGAAATGTTTGGTAAAGTGGTAGAAGTTCCTCAAAAAGAGACTACACCTTTTTATCCTCGCAGCCCTTATGCCTGTGCGAAGGTATATGCTCATTGGCAAACAGTGAACTATCGCGAATCTTATTCTTTGTTTGCTTGTAACGGTATTTTATTTAATCATGAATCCCCTCGTCGAGGAGAAACTTTTGTCACTAGAAAAATTACTCGTGCTTTAGCGAGAATTGTGGCTGGTACACAAAAGAAACTCTATTTAGGTAATTTAGATTCTAAAAGAGATTGGGGCTATGCTAAAGATTATGTTCAAGCAATGTGGCTGATGCTGCAACAGCAAGAAGCGGATGATTATGTAGTAGCAACAGGAGAAACTCATTCGATTCGAGAGTTTTTAGATATTGCTTTTAGTTATGTCAATTTAAATTGGCAAGATTATGTGGCTTTTGACCCTCGTTATTTACGTCCAGCCGAAGTAGATTTACTCATTGGCGATCCTGCTAAAGCCAAGCAAAAATTGGGTTGGCAACCCTCAGTAACTTTTGAAGGTTTGGTTAAATTAATGGTAGACGCAGATTTAGCTGCTTTAGGTCTTCCTACTCCTAGTGGTAGTAAAGGCGAAACTGATAATGCTTCAATTCGTCAAGGTCTTGCCGTAACTGTAGATTAA
- a CDS encoding Undecaprenyl-phosphate galactose phosphotransferase, producing the protein MTVNSQPISVKLVQGFFKRGLNSFINLKQPKTLSLIALDGNFTKRLFDICFSLFVLIFFSPIYLVLAALIAISSPGPIFYVQKRIGKDFKSFSCIKFRTMVNNADEMLEMIMADSPQMRDEFEDSFKLKQDPRITLIGKFLRLTSLDEFPQFWNVLIGDMSVVGPRPLVPEELYKYGHKINTVLTIKPGITGLWQVSGRNDIPYPKRVHIDVYYATSHNWLLDIWIVIKTIGIVIFPRNNGAY; encoded by the coding sequence ATGACTGTTAACAGCCAACCCATCTCCGTCAAGCTTGTACAAGGGTTTTTCAAAAGAGGTTTAAACTCTTTCATTAACTTAAAACAACCAAAAACCCTGTCTTTAATAGCTTTAGACGGAAATTTTACTAAACGTTTGTTTGATATTTGTTTTTCGTTATTTGTATTAATTTTCTTTTCCCCGATTTATCTTGTTTTAGCAGCTTTAATTGCGATTAGTTCACCAGGACCAATTTTTTACGTCCAAAAAAGAATTGGTAAAGATTTCAAATCTTTCAGTTGTATCAAATTTAGAACCATGGTGAATAATGCGGACGAAATGCTAGAAATGATCATGGCAGATTCACCTCAAATGCGAGATGAATTTGAAGATAGTTTTAAATTAAAACAAGACCCCAGAATAACGCTAATTGGCAAATTCCTTCGTCTTACCAGTCTCGATGAATTTCCTCAGTTTTGGAACGTTCTGATTGGTGATATGAGTGTGGTGGGACCCCGACCTTTAGTACCAGAAGAACTGTATAAATACGGTCATAAAATTAATACCGTATTGACAATCAAACCAGGAATCACAGGATTGTGGCAGGTATCGGGAAGAAATGATATTCCTTATCCAAAAAGAGTTCACATAGATGTGTACTATGCAACTAGCCATAATTGGTTGCTAGATATATGGATTGTGATTAAAACTATTGGTATCGTTATTTTTCCTCGTAATAATGGTGCTTACTAA
- a CDS encoding phosphoribosylaminoimidazole carboxylase, ATPase subunit: MKCKRVGVIGGGQLAWMMAEEAQTLGIELIVQTPNQEDPAVSRATEVIFAAIDDAEATAKLATRCDVITFENEFINLKALQVVARQEVSFCPSLNALSPLLDKYEQRFYLQQIGLPVPQFSAIALEENANSLYGFPVVLKARRHGYDGQGTFILKDHQALAEICQRFPDAEMLMEEYIPFTKELAVMAARNATGEVVIYPVVETYQQDQVCRWVIAPGDVSKEIQQQVQAIANTLLTKLEVVGIFGIELFLTADGRVLVNEVAPRPHNSGHYTLDACETSQFKMQLQAVTNLALASPQLKSAGAVMVNLLGYEHSENDYLKVRNELATIPNSYIHWYGKNQSRPGRKLGHVTILLQQEELPQAKQIAKKIESIWYQN; this comes from the coding sequence ATGAAATGTAAACGAGTTGGTGTTATTGGTGGCGGACAATTAGCTTGGATGATGGCAGAGGAAGCACAAACGTTAGGGATTGAGTTGATTGTGCAAACTCCTAACCAGGAAGATCCCGCAGTAAGTAGAGCTACAGAAGTAATTTTTGCTGCGATAGATGATGCTGAAGCTACTGCTAAGTTAGCTACTCGTTGTGATGTGATTACCTTTGAAAATGAGTTTATCAACCTTAAAGCATTACAAGTTGTAGCACGACAGGAAGTTTCTTTTTGTCCTAGTTTAAATGCCTTATCTCCCTTATTAGATAAATACGAACAGCGCTTTTATCTACAACAAATTGGTTTACCTGTACCTCAGTTTAGTGCGATCGCTCTAGAAGAAAATGCGAATTCTCTTTATGGTTTTCCCGTGGTTTTGAAAGCGCGTCGTCATGGTTACGATGGACAGGGTACATTTATCCTCAAAGATCATCAAGCTTTAGCAGAAATCTGTCAGCGTTTTCCAGATGCAGAGATGTTGATGGAAGAATATATTCCTTTTACTAAAGAATTAGCCGTCATGGCTGCTCGTAATGCTACGGGAGAAGTGGTAATCTATCCTGTAGTCGAAACTTATCAGCAAGATCAAGTTTGTCGTTGGGTAATTGCACCTGGAGATGTTTCCAAAGAAATTCAACAACAAGTTCAAGCGATCGCAAATACTCTATTAACCAAATTAGAAGTGGTGGGAATTTTTGGGATCGAATTATTTTTAACTGCTGATGGTAGAGTGTTAGTTAATGAAGTTGCGCCACGTCCCCATAATTCGGGACATTATACTCTGGATGCTTGTGAGACTTCTCAGTTTAAAATGCAATTACAAGCTGTTACTAATTTAGCTTTAGCCTCTCCTCAACTTAAATCTGCTGGTGCAGTGATGGTAAATTTACTTGGTTATGAACATTCTGAAAATGATTATTTAAAGGTTAGAAATGAATTAGCGACCATTCCTAATAGCTATATTCACTGGTACGGCAAAAACCAATCTCGTCCAGGTAGAAAATTAGGTCATGTTACTATTTTGCTACAGCAAGAAGAATTGCCTCAAGCAAAACAAATCGCTAAAAAGATTGAATCAATTTGGTATCAAAATTAA
- a CDS encoding aminotransferase, class I and II produces the protein MSVNKITRAQRLNALPPYVFARLDELKARAREQGIDLIDLGMGNPDGAAPQPVIDAAIAALSQPQNHGYPPFEGTGSFRSAITTWYKRCYDVDLDPDSEALPLIGSKEGLTHLALAYINPGDLVLVPSPSYPPHFRGPLIAGGEIYPLMLNAKQNWLIDLAAIPEEVAQKAKILYFNYPNNPTTATAPREFFEEVVAFARRYEIMLVHDLCYAELAFDGYQPTSLLEIPGAKEIGVEFHTLSKTYNMAGWRVGFVVGNSDIIQGLRTLKTNLDYGIFAAIQKAAETALQLPDKYITEVQDRYRQRRDFLIKGLGELGWEIPPSKATMYLWIPTPVGMNSTDFALNVLQNTGVVLTPGNAFGSAGEGYVRISLIADCDRLGEALRRFKQAGITYNSGALTGERQSVPSPPLNGGVPATS, from the coding sequence ATGAGTGTTAACAAAATTACCCGCGCCCAACGCCTTAATGCCTTACCTCCTTACGTTTTTGCTCGTTTAGATGAACTAAAAGCCCGTGCCAGAGAACAAGGTATTGACCTGATAGACTTAGGAATGGGTAATCCTGATGGTGCTGCACCCCAACCAGTAATTGATGCAGCCATAGCAGCTTTATCTCAGCCTCAAAATCATGGTTATCCACCTTTTGAAGGTACTGGTAGTTTTCGTAGTGCGATTACTACTTGGTATAAACGGTGTTATGATGTTGACCTCGATCCTGATAGTGAGGCTTTGCCTTTAATTGGTTCCAAAGAAGGCTTAACTCATCTTGCCTTAGCCTATATTAATCCTGGGGATCTGGTTCTTGTACCGAGTCCTTCTTATCCACCTCATTTTCGTGGACCATTAATTGCAGGAGGAGAAATTTATCCTCTAATGTTGAATGCCAAACAAAATTGGTTGATCGATTTAGCAGCAATTCCTGAAGAAGTGGCACAGAAAGCCAAGATTTTATATTTTAATTATCCCAATAATCCCACCACTGCTACGGCTCCGAGAGAATTTTTTGAAGAAGTAGTTGCCTTTGCTCGTCGTTACGAAATTATGCTGGTTCACGATTTATGTTATGCTGAACTGGCTTTTGATGGTTATCAACCCACCAGTTTATTAGAAATTCCAGGGGCGAAAGAAATTGGGGTAGAGTTTCATACTCTTTCTAAAACCTATAATATGGCTGGTTGGCGAGTTGGATTTGTAGTTGGTAATTCTGATATTATTCAAGGTTTACGGACGCTGAAAACTAATTTGGATTATGGCATTTTTGCAGCGATTCAAAAGGCAGCCGAAACCGCACTCCAACTACCAGATAAATATATCACCGAAGTACAAGACCGTTATCGTCAGCGCAGAGACTTTTTAATTAAAGGTTTAGGCGAATTAGGTTGGGAGATTCCACCCTCCAAAGCAACCATGTATTTATGGATTCCTACTCCAGTAGGCATGAATTCTACAGATTTTGCTTTAAATGTCTTACAAAATACAGGTGTAGTTTTAACTCCTGGTAATGCTTTTGGTAGTGCAGGAGAAGGCTATGTCAGAATTAGTTTGATTGCCGATTGTGATCGCTTGGGTGAGGCTTTACGTCGTTTTAAACAAGCTGGGATTACCTATAATTCTGGAGCATTAACTGGGGAACGCCAGTCCGTGCCGTCTCCGCCGTTGAACGGCGGAGTACCTGCGACTTCTTAA
- a CDS encoding Glutamate-5-semialdehyde dehydrogenase, whose protein sequence is MDSSLNLTSTTVKLAHQASRQLAVAGGLARRQGVMAMAQGLQANFDDILEANTLDLEMSREMAVPELILDWLKLTPERLEITVNTLKQLARIADPTRRVINASYQLEPAQTYCQLMPLGTIALIYEAFPELGAIAAGMCIKTGNSLILRGCSAASHCNIVIGKILQNALESAQLPPECLGIISSDQGGSIQELVTQDQYLNLIVPYGRPSLIQQVTEQATAPVLKTAMGNCYLYWSASGDLELVRHLITDSHSSEPDPVNAIEKVIIHSQKKLSSVLSLFSSLQEQGFQLRGDANLITEFPEYLKPARDTEWGQAYLTKTVTFRYANNLTEAIALINRYSSGHADCLVTESYEESRQFIQEVDSSLVYVNASPRFSRNPNQGENIFFGMSNQKGYRQGLIGLETFTTLKQIVQG, encoded by the coding sequence ATGGATAGTTCCTTAAACCTGACTTCAACAACAGTTAAACTTGCTCATCAAGCTTCTCGACAATTAGCTGTTGCTGGTGGATTAGCTCGTCGACAAGGTGTAATGGCTATGGCTCAAGGATTACAAGCAAATTTTGACGACATTCTCGAAGCCAACACGTTGGATCTGGAAATGAGTCGGGAAATGGCAGTACCAGAATTGATACTTGACTGGTTAAAGCTTACTCCAGAAAGATTAGAAATAACTGTCAATACTTTAAAGCAGTTGGCAAGAATTGCCGATCCTACCAGAAGAGTAATCAATGCGTCTTATCAATTAGAACCTGCTCAAACCTATTGTCAATTAATGCCTTTAGGCACGATCGCTTTAATTTATGAAGCTTTTCCCGAATTAGGTGCGATCGCAGCAGGAATGTGTATCAAAACTGGCAATAGTTTGATTTTGAGGGGTTGTAGCGCGGCTAGTCATTGCAATATAGTGATCGGCAAAATTCTGCAAAATGCTCTAGAATCAGCCCAGTTACCTCCAGAGTGCTTAGGAATTATTTCTTCCGATCAAGGAGGATCAATTCAAGAATTGGTAACTCAAGACCAATATCTCAATTTAATTGTGCCTTATGGTCGTCCTAGTTTGATTCAGCAAGTTACCGAACAAGCAACTGCGCCTGTCTTAAAGACAGCAATGGGCAATTGTTATTTATATTGGTCAGCTAGTGGCGATTTGGAATTAGTCCGTCATTTGATTACTGATAGTCATAGTAGCGAACCAGATCCAGTGAATGCGATCGAAAAAGTGATTATCCATAGTCAAAAAAAGTTGTCTTCTGTTTTATCTCTGTTTAGTAGCCTTCAAGAACAAGGTTTTCAATTGAGAGGAGACGCTAATTTAATCACAGAATTTCCTGAATATTTAAAACCAGCACGTGATACTGAGTGGGGACAAGCTTATTTAACCAAAACAGTAACCTTTCGCTACGCTAATAATCTAACTGAAGCGATCGCTTTGATTAATCGTTATAGTAGTGGTCATGCAGATTGTTTAGTGACAGAATCTTACGAAGAAAGTCGTCAATTTATTCAGGAAGTAGATAGTTCATTGGTGTATGTAAATGCTTCTCCCAGATTTTCTCGTAATCCTAACCAAGGAGAAAACATTTTCTTCGGGATGTCTAATCAAAAAGGATATCGGCAAGGCTTGATTGGGTTAGAAACTTTTACTACTTTGAAACAGATTGTTCAAGGTTAA
- a CDS encoding glycosyl transferase, group 1, producing the protein MELKYALIHEWLTPKATGGSELVVKEILKYIDADLYALIDFESVNPQSYLYKRSIGTTFLQNFPLARNGVQKYLPLLPLAIEQLDLKKYDVILSSSHAVAKGVLTSPNQLHICYCHTPMRYAWDLTFDYLNESKAGKGIPGILTRYILHQLRQWDVVSANRVDYFIANSNHTARRIWRCYRRQAKVIYPPVESDRFAVQFDKEDFYLTVSRLVSYKQILIIVKAFNQLQKPLVIIGEGSQLTQICQLAKPNITVLGFQPIQVVTEYMAKAKAFVYAACEDFGIALVEAQACGTPVIAYGGGGALETVKDIRHNPQSGTGLFFRKQTPEAIVDAVETFEKLQSQIDPENCRLQADKFNPKIFKKSYLEFVDNCCREFQF; encoded by the coding sequence GTGGAATTAAAATATGCTCTAATTCATGAATGGTTAACCCCCAAAGCAACAGGAGGGTCAGAGTTAGTAGTCAAAGAAATACTTAAATATATTGACGCTGACCTTTACGCTTTAATTGATTTTGAATCAGTTAATCCCCAGAGCTACCTATATAAAAGATCTATCGGCACAACTTTTCTGCAAAATTTTCCCTTAGCTCGGAATGGGGTACAAAAATACTTGCCTTTATTACCACTAGCGATCGAGCAATTAGATTTAAAAAAATATGATGTAATTTTATCCTCCTCTCATGCAGTAGCTAAAGGAGTTTTAACCAGTCCCAATCAATTACATATTTGTTACTGTCATACTCCAATGCGCTATGCTTGGGATTTAACTTTTGATTATCTCAACGAAAGTAAAGCAGGAAAAGGAATTCCAGGAATTTTGACTCGGTATATCTTACATCAACTCCGCCAATGGGATGTTGTGTCTGCCAACCGAGTCGATTATTTTATTGCTAATTCCAATCATACTGCTCGTCGAATTTGGCGTTGTTATCGTCGACAAGCAAAAGTGATTTATCCTCCAGTCGAGAGCGATCGCTTTGCAGTTCAATTCGACAAAGAAGATTTTTATCTTACTGTATCCCGTCTCGTTAGCTATAAACAGATACTGATTATTGTTAAAGCATTTAATCAACTGCAAAAACCTTTAGTTATTATTGGTGAAGGTTCTCAACTGACACAAATTTGCCAATTAGCAAAGCCGAATATCACCGTTTTAGGTTTTCAGCCTATTCAAGTAGTAACAGAATACATGGCAAAAGCCAAAGCCTTTGTTTATGCTGCTTGTGAAGATTTTGGAATTGCTTTAGTTGAGGCGCAAGCTTGTGGTACGCCAGTCATTGCCTACGGAGGAGGTGGTGCCTTAGAAACTGTCAAAGATATTCGTCACAACCCACAATCAGGAACTGGTTTATTCTTTAGAAAACAAACACCAGAAGCTATAGTGGATGCTGTTGAAACTTTTGAAAAATTACAAAGTCAAATTGATCCAGAAAATTGTCGCTTGCAAGCAGACAAATTTAACCCGAAAATCTTTAAAAAGTCCTATCTGGAGTTTGTCGACAACTGCTGTCGGGAATTTCAGTTTTGA
- a CDS encoding phage integrase family protein: MQIHLDKPLKIGRVTVDIKGKSYRLRFTYPEGYRHEISIAKVTKEGFITVQRAAQLISRDIDLGDFDDTYARYSPKHAEALKLANKPKEYNLLQLWELYKGQNQDRIAITTQKNTWKKLDSLLERLSKNLLALDKAEEFIQAALKLYAPGSLRVIFRTCLFPCVNQAVKRELIQKNPYKRIPLTKSQKKLIECFEREEIKAIIAAFYSDQFVPKGSSYNHSHYAPYVEFLALTGSRPEEAIALTKDDIKLHDGKVFISIDKAYSCGVLLPHTKTHKPKLFPCNQQVQDLLYSIKPKASGLLFSTHQDKYIDLGNFRQRYWKVVVDALVKAGVVDKYLKPYCLRHSFITRLVQDGIDVATVAALVGNTTEVILKHYLSPSRSVVVPELK; the protein is encoded by the coding sequence ATGCAAATTCATCTAGACAAACCACTTAAAATAGGACGAGTAACTGTAGATATAAAAGGTAAATCCTACCGCCTTCGCTTTACTTACCCAGAAGGATATCGGCACGAGATATCCATAGCTAAGGTCACGAAAGAAGGTTTTATTACTGTTCAACGCGCCGCTCAATTAATAAGTAGAGACATAGACCTAGGAGATTTTGACGATACTTACGCCCGTTATTCTCCAAAACACGCTGAGGCACTGAAATTAGCTAACAAACCTAAAGAATATAATCTACTCCAGCTATGGGAGCTATATAAAGGGCAAAATCAAGACCGTATTGCTATAACTACACAGAAAAATACCTGGAAGAAATTAGATTCATTGTTAGAGCGGCTCTCGAAGAATTTGCTCGCCCTAGATAAAGCCGAAGAGTTTATCCAGGCTGCTTTAAAACTATACGCTCCTGGCAGTCTACGAGTAATATTCAGAACTTGTCTTTTTCCTTGTGTTAATCAAGCCGTTAAGCGGGAACTAATTCAAAAGAATCCTTATAAGAGGATACCTCTAACTAAATCACAGAAGAAGTTAATTGAATGCTTTGAGCGAGAAGAAATTAAGGCTATTATTGCTGCTTTTTATAGCGACCAATTCGTCCCTAAAGGCTCATCTTATAATCACTCGCACTATGCCCCTTATGTTGAATTTTTAGCCCTAACTGGCTCAAGACCCGAAGAAGCGATCGCTTTAACTAAAGATGATATTAAACTTCATGACGGGAAAGTATTTATAAGTATTGATAAAGCCTATAGCTGTGGTGTCTTGTTACCTCATACTAAGACGCACAAACCGAAGTTGTTCCCCTGTAATCAACAGGTGCAAGATTTACTTTACTCTATTAAACCTAAAGCGTCTGGCCTATTATTTTCTACTCATCAGGATAAATATATTGACCTAGGTAACTTCCGCCAACGTTATTGGAAGGTAGTAGTAGATGCTTTAGTCAAGGCTGGCGTGGTAGATAAATACCTCAAGCCCTATTGTTTGCGCCACTCTTTTATTACTCGCTTAGTCCAAGATGGTATTGATGTCGCTACTGTTGCTGCTTTAGTTGGCAATACAACCGAAGTGATTTTAAAACACTATTTAAGTCCTTCTAGAAGTGTTGTCGTTCCAGAACTAAAATAG